From Salinicoccus roseus, one genomic window encodes:
- a CDS encoding PPK2 family polyphosphate kinase, translating to MNIKPYRVPQDEKVNLSDYPTTEGKKKENETIRDEVVPPLVEKLKTLHEKLNAEEKHGILVVLQALDGAGKDESISYIFSNLHAQGVKTTNLSKPSEEEQKHDFLWRLQPAIPKRGEIGILNRSHYEDVIAPRIHDQLDDEDIPEGHDKDSIWELRYRQINEFEKYLRENNIHVAKFFFNMSKDEQKERLLDRMKNPDRQHEFSFSDYEERQYWDDYQKVFQDMLDNTSTDYAPWHVLPADDEWHTRRLVNEIMIGLLEEIDPKFPEMTGEEKEKLEEYIDKLENE from the coding sequence ATGAATATAAAACCATATAGAGTACCGCAAGATGAAAAAGTGAACCTTTCTGATTATCCGACAACAGAGGGTAAAAAGAAGGAAAATGAAACCATCAGGGATGAAGTCGTCCCGCCTCTCGTAGAAAAACTTAAAACTCTGCATGAGAAGCTGAATGCAGAAGAGAAGCACGGCATTCTCGTGGTTCTTCAGGCATTGGATGGCGCCGGGAAGGATGAGTCCATCAGCTACATCTTCTCCAACCTGCATGCTCAGGGCGTGAAGACCACCAATCTCAGCAAGCCATCTGAAGAAGAGCAGAAGCACGACTTCCTATGGCGTCTGCAGCCGGCAATCCCAAAGCGCGGAGAAATCGGGATACTGAACCGTTCCCATTATGAGGATGTCATCGCACCGCGTATCCATGACCAGTTGGATGACGAGGACATTCCCGAAGGCCACGACAAGGATTCGATCTGGGAGCTCCGCTACCGCCAGATCAACGAATTCGAGAAGTATCTCAGGGAAAACAATATACACGTGGCCAAATTCTTCTTCAACATGTCTAAGGATGAGCAGAAGGAACGCCTTCTTGACCGTATGAAGAATCCCGACAGACAGCACGAGTTCTCCTTCTCCGACTATGAGGAACGTCAATATTGGGATGACTATCAGAAGGTCTTCCAGGATATGCTCGACAACACATCCACAGACTATGCCCCATGGCATGTCCTGCCCGCTGATGACGAATGGCATACCCGCCGCCTCGTGAATGAGATCATGATCGGTCTGCTTGAAGAGATCGATCCAAAGTTCCCGGAAATGACCGGCGAAGAGAAAGAGAAGCTTGAAGAATATATAGATAAACTTGAAAATGAATAG
- a CDS encoding DUF1572 family protein, which translates to MKFEQEFLNVIRARFKEIKRLGDRTLDQLSDEDMHWRYNEASNTIAVLAKHLRGNMYSRWTDVFTSDGEKADRGRDDEFEDDLNSKADVIAAWEDGWQIFFNALNSFTVDDLLRTQKIRGEDHTILEALERQHSHYATHIGQMMFIGKQIKGDDWQSLSIPKGKSEEYLKW; encoded by the coding sequence ATGAAATTTGAACAGGAGTTCCTGAATGTCATCCGGGCACGGTTCAAGGAGATCAAACGGCTCGGTGACCGGACGCTGGATCAGCTGTCGGATGAAGATATGCACTGGCGGTACAATGAGGCATCGAATACGATTGCGGTGCTGGCGAAGCATCTCAGGGGCAACATGTATTCCCGCTGGACGGACGTATTCACGTCGGACGGGGAGAAGGCGGATCGCGGCCGGGATGATGAATTCGAGGATGACCTCAATTCAAAAGCGGATGTGATCGCCGCCTGGGAGGATGGCTGGCAGATATTCTTCAATGCACTGAACAGCTTCACTGTGGATGACCTGCTACGCACCCAGAAGATCCGGGGGGAGGACCATACGATCCTGGAAGCGCTGGAGCGCCAACATTCACACTATGCGACGCATATCGGACAGATGATGTTCATCGGCAAGCAGATCAAAGGCGACGACTGGCAATCGCTGAGCATACCGAAGGGGAAATCGGAGGAATACTTGAAATGGTAG
- a CDS encoding DUF1028 domain-containing protein, whose amino-acid sequence MVELNTFSITARCARTGQLGVAVSTKLPAVGMLCPFGRADTGAIATQSFVNPYIGIQGIKYLSRGMTAEEAMEKIIASEQDLELRQFAIVDRHGGTAAFSGDRCVGYYNHFEGDGFVVAGNMLVNEKTLTDMKRTFEIHSDLELSERLLRALQAGQKAGGDKRGKQSAALKVYGVEDYPLVDLRVDEHEDPVTELARIYDVARKELFPLFPQMPTKQNPGGSFEPDKI is encoded by the coding sequence ATGGTTGAACTCAATACATTTTCCATCACGGCACGGTGTGCCAGGACAGGCCAGCTCGGGGTCGCGGTTTCGACGAAGCTGCCCGCGGTCGGCATGCTGTGCCCGTTCGGCAGGGCCGACACCGGTGCCATTGCGACCCAGTCATTCGTCAATCCATACATCGGCATCCAGGGCATCAAGTACCTCTCCCGCGGGATGACCGCGGAAGAGGCGATGGAGAAGATCATCGCATCAGAGCAGGACCTTGAACTCAGACAGTTTGCGATCGTCGACCGGCACGGCGGCACCGCTGCATTTTCGGGTGACCGTTGTGTCGGCTACTATAACCATTTTGAAGGGGACGGCTTCGTCGTCGCCGGCAACATGCTGGTAAATGAAAAGACGCTGACGGATATGAAGCGCACATTCGAAATCCATTCCGATCTGGAGCTCTCCGAGCGTCTGCTGCGTGCGCTCCAGGCCGGTCAGAAGGCAGGGGGTGACAAACGTGGAAAGCAATCTGCGGCACTGAAGGTATATGGCGTGGAAGACTACCCGCTCGTCGACCTCCGTGTCGATGAACATGAAGATCCGGTAACAGAACTCGCCCGTATCTACGATGTCGCCAGAAAAGAGCTCTTCCCATTGTTCCCGCAGATGCCGACCAAGCAGAATCCGGGAGGCAGCTTCGAACCGGATAAAATCTAG
- a CDS encoding YkvI family membrane protein codes for MSSQQEPLKIGFAYVGVVLGAGFSTGQEMLQFFTNYGTMSYWAVILSGLVIMFIGRQASKLGNRLEAESHLEPINEMFGERLGKIIDYILIFFLYGVMVIMLAGAGSAFYESFGIPSWLGSLILAVAVFITLNLSFNKILVALGAVTPFLIAFVMIIAAYSFLNPSVPFSEANTYTDVAKSPSGVWWWDALTYSGIVLAMAFSLLSIMGSQASGMKAARKGGLFGGIMLLILLILLNGGLLARIDVTNAAEIPSLILAREIHPILGLGLSLVMLLVIYNTAVGMLYPFLTRFSDPYTKRYRILLGGGLVIGYFLSLVGFVGLVNFFYPILGYVGLLLGAALTVRWLRSKFAVKQTAQ; via the coding sequence TTGAGTAGTCAACAGGAACCACTCAAGATTGGATTCGCCTACGTCGGCGTCGTATTGGGTGCAGGGTTCTCCACTGGACAGGAAATGCTGCAGTTCTTCACCAACTACGGAACAATGAGTTATTGGGCAGTCATACTGTCCGGTCTGGTCATCATGTTCATCGGCCGCCAGGCATCAAAACTTGGAAATCGGCTGGAGGCGGAATCGCACCTCGAGCCGATCAACGAAATGTTCGGGGAAAGGCTTGGGAAGATCATCGACTACATACTGATCTTCTTCCTCTATGGCGTCATGGTCATCATGCTCGCCGGTGCAGGATCGGCCTTCTATGAAAGCTTCGGCATCCCTTCATGGCTCGGATCGCTGATTCTTGCGGTAGCGGTATTCATCACGCTGAACCTCAGCTTCAACAAGATCCTCGTTGCACTCGGTGCGGTGACACCGTTCCTGATCGCATTCGTCATGATCATTGCGGCATACAGCTTCCTGAACCCGAGCGTGCCGTTCAGTGAAGCAAATACCTATACTGATGTAGCCAAATCCCCATCCGGTGTATGGTGGTGGGACGCGCTGACATACAGCGGCATCGTCCTCGCAATGGCATTCAGCCTGCTGTCCATCATGGGCTCCCAGGCTTCAGGCATGAAGGCTGCACGCAAGGGCGGACTCTTCGGCGGCATCATGCTGCTCATCCTGCTTATACTGTTGAACGGCGGTCTGTTGGCACGCATCGATGTGACCAACGCAGCAGAAATACCGTCACTGATACTGGCTAGGGAGATCCACCCGATCCTCGGACTCGGACTCTCACTCGTCATGCTGCTGGTCATCTACAACACCGCAGTCGGAATGCTCTATCCATTCCTGACACGCTTCTCGGATCCATATACGAAACGCTACAGGATCCTGCTCGGCGGCGGTCTCGTCATCGGCTACTTCCTGAGCCTCGTCGGCTTCGTCGGCCTCGTGAACTTCTTCTATCCGATCCTTGGATATGTCGGACTTCTGCTCGGTGCCGCACTGACTGTCAGATGGCTGAGAAGCAAGTTTGCAGTAAAGCAGACGGCACAATAA
- a CDS encoding haloacid dehalogenase-like hydrolase, whose translation MKRLLDCTASDFLNMTGQDLKQSIKASEGRTMLAETMATVPPLYPDVTNAELTASFGADLLLFNVFDVFNPEVRGFTPSNPEEVIHEIKRLTGRPVGLNLEPVDLNAEQIETLDAIDRGRIASEEALAQAKSLGFDFICLTGNPKTGVTNVEITNAIQRARRTFGSDALIIAGKMHGAGVTSETGSGIISESALDAFIDAGADVILMPSPGTVPGITTEDAQKYVSYVHSKSALAMLTIGTSQEGADESTIRQIALAAKMAGADIHHIGDAGFYGIAVPENIMAYSITIRGRRHTYVRMARSIHR comes from the coding sequence ATGAAAAGACTGCTCGACTGCACCGCTTCCGACTTCCTCAATATGACAGGCCAGGATCTGAAGCAATCGATCAAGGCAAGTGAGGGCCGGACTATGCTGGCCGAGACAATGGCGACCGTACCGCCGCTCTATCCGGATGTGACGAATGCGGAACTCACGGCATCATTCGGCGCCGACCTGCTGCTCTTCAACGTATTCGATGTCTTCAATCCTGAAGTCAGGGGCTTCACCCCATCAAACCCGGAAGAGGTCATCCATGAAATAAAAAGACTCACCGGCAGACCGGTCGGCCTCAACCTGGAACCGGTGGACCTCAATGCCGAACAGATTGAAACCTTGGACGCCATTGACCGAGGCCGCATCGCTTCAGAGGAGGCACTTGCACAGGCGAAATCGCTCGGCTTCGATTTCATCTGCCTCACCGGCAACCCGAAAACCGGTGTGACGAACGTCGAGATCACGAACGCCATCCAGCGTGCACGCAGAACCTTCGGAAGTGACGCGCTCATCATCGCCGGCAAGATGCATGGTGCCGGTGTGACGAGTGAGACCGGCAGCGGCATCATTTCGGAATCCGCACTCGATGCCTTCATCGATGCCGGTGCAGACGTCATCCTGATGCCGTCACCCGGTACTGTGCCGGGCATCACAACTGAAGATGCACAGAAATATGTTTCATACGTCCATTCAAAAAGCGCACTCGCCATGCTCACCATCGGGACCAGCCAGGAAGGCGCGGATGAATCGACCATCCGGCAGATTGCCCTCGCCGCCAAGATGGCCGGTGCAGACATCCATCATATCGGTGATGCAGGATTCTACGGCATCGCGGTACCTGAGAACATCATGGCTTATTCCATCACCATCCGGGGGCGCCGCCATACTTATGTACGCATGGCCCGCTCCATCCACCGCTAG
- a CDS encoding helix-turn-helix transcriptional regulator, producing MKSARASRDLTQKALAEQVEVSRQTINLIEKGEYNPSLALCIKICKALGCTLDDLFWDEY from the coding sequence ATGAAGAGCGCACGTGCCAGCCGGGATCTCACCCAGAAAGCACTGGCCGAACAGGTGGAGGTCAGCCGCCAGACAATCAATCTGATCGAAAAGGGGGAGTACAACCCTTCATTGGCATTATGCATTAAAATCTGCAAGGCACTTGGATGCACATTGGATGACCTCTTCTGGGATGAATATTAA
- the ric gene encoding iron-sulfur cluster repair di-iron protein: MTTVNREMWVSEIVKDIPKSADIFRKNRIDYCCGGKMPISQAVEERGLDLEGMIEEINSIEQHEEAGIQPKYLDEKGIVKFIQNRYHQELMDEFAALTPYVTKLARKHGPNEPHLVRIQELYKTLKNEMIEHTEDEDHNVFPMIIEFMENPTPELAEKVRPHVSELEGEHEAVGDILKEIRDITSDFTPHANACGTYKLVYARLEKLEKDTFDHVHLENHELFERVRKAI, encoded by the coding sequence ATGACTACAGTAAACCGTGAAATGTGGGTCAGTGAAATCGTCAAAGACATCCCGAAGAGTGCAGATATATTCAGGAAAAATAGAATAGACTACTGTTGTGGCGGCAAGATGCCGATTTCCCAGGCAGTGGAGGAACGTGGACTCGACCTCGAAGGCATGATTGAAGAGATCAACAGTATCGAGCAGCATGAAGAGGCTGGCATCCAGCCGAAATATCTGGATGAGAAGGGGATCGTGAAGTTCATCCAGAACAGGTACCACCAGGAACTTATGGACGAGTTCGCCGCCCTTACACCATACGTGACGAAGCTTGCTCGCAAACATGGACCGAACGAACCGCATCTCGTGAGGATCCAGGAACTGTATAAGACGCTCAAGAATGAAATGATCGAACATACGGAGGATGAGGATCACAATGTGTTCCCGATGATCATCGAATTCATGGAGAATCCGACACCTGAACTGGCCGAAAAAGTGCGTCCGCATGTCAGTGAACTCGAAGGGGAGCATGAAGCAGTGGGAGATATCCTGAAGGAGATCCGTGACATAACAAGCGACTTTACGCCGCATGCGAATGCTTGTGGCACGTACAAGCTTGTATATGCACGGCTAGAGAAACTTGAAAAGGACACATTCGATCACGTGCATCTTGAGAATCATGAGCTGTTCGAACGTGTCAGAAAAGCAATATAA
- a CDS encoding dihydrodipicolinate synthase family protein, translating to MLKEHFHVAVPTAFFEDESLDIKGTMDHIRNLKGQGVKSVLVSGTTGEQHSLNLQEKLEMVEALESEGTLVDDMEIIFGVASIRQKEAEQLAKAVGETKIAGVMLGYPPYIRPSQAEALTYSKRIIELAGKPVILYNNHGRTGFDLSAESIIELARQDAVIGIKDAGDRKKIEQVQEDVNGAKLYFYAGGEEDLREKTAYGYDRLSSIAGNVAPLEIRNWFESLRTGEDAGAGEEDRVKEIMAQVYRGNAVVNLKRLLNQADASMGRCRAPIGNAEG from the coding sequence ATGCTGAAAGAACATTTTCATGTTGCGGTACCGACCGCCTTTTTCGAAGATGAATCCCTCGATATCAAGGGGACGATGGACCATATCAGGAATCTGAAGGGGCAGGGCGTCAAATCGGTGCTTGTTTCTGGAACGACCGGGGAGCAGCACAGCCTGAACCTCCAGGAAAAATTGGAGATGGTCGAGGCGCTGGAATCTGAGGGCACACTCGTCGATGATATGGAGATCATATTCGGTGTCGCATCCATACGCCAGAAGGAGGCGGAGCAATTGGCCAAGGCAGTGGGGGAGACGAAAATAGCAGGCGTCATGCTCGGGTATCCGCCTTATATACGACCGTCACAGGCGGAAGCGCTGACCTATTCGAAGCGCATCATCGAACTGGCCGGGAAGCCTGTCATCCTATACAATAACCATGGACGCACAGGCTTCGACCTGTCGGCGGAAAGCATCATCGAACTTGCCCGGCAGGATGCTGTGATCGGTATAAAGGATGCTGGGGACAGGAAGAAGATCGAACAGGTTCAAGAAGATGTGAATGGAGCAAAACTTTATTTCTATGCCGGCGGGGAAGAGGATCTCCGGGAGAAGACTGCCTACGGATACGACCGCCTGTCCTCCATTGCAGGGAATGTGGCCCCGCTGGAAATAAGGAACTGGTTCGAAAGCCTCCGCACCGGAGAGGACGCCGGTGCAGGAGAGGAGGACCGGGTGAAGGAAATCATGGCGCAGGTATACAGGGGCAATGCCGTCGTGAACCTGAAAAGGCTGCTCAATCAAGCAGACGCATCGATGGGAAGGTGCAGGGCACCGATCGGCAATGCAGAGGGATGA